The DNA sequence GGTGGTGCCGCCAAACGCGGCAGCCTTAGTGCCGGTATAGTGGTCGTCGGAAGAAACCGTGTTGAACATTGGCAGGTCGTAGTGCACATGCGGGTCAATGCCACCGGGCAACAGGAACTTGCCGTGCACATCTACCACTTCGGCGTCTGCGGCGACCAGATCACGCCCCACCGCCACAATTTTCTCATCAGCGACCAGCACATCGGCTTCAAACATCTCGGAAGCCGTCACCAGCGTACCGCCGCGAAAGAGCAATTTGGTGGTCATGGCTACCTCCAAAAAAGAAAGAAATAAGGACTTTCTGCCTAATTGTACATCGTTTCAGGGCGAAAACAGCAATGGTAAAATGGAACGGTCACTTCCCGGCTCGCTTCCCACCATGCGAGGCAAGCATCATGCTCCGCAACGCCTTCTTGATTTTCCTCGCCGTTGGGTCGTATGGCCTGCTCCACTCACTGACAGCCTCACACCAGGCCAAGCAATGGGTACGCCAACACCTGGGGGAAGCCGCGTTCCGCTGGTACCGACTGGCCTATAACGTCGTCTTCACACTTTTACTCTTGCCCCTGCTGGGCTTGCCGGCAGCCCTGCCCGATCGCGTGCTCTATGTCATCCATCCACCATGGGTTTACGTGACCACAGCCTTGCAAATTGCCGGCCTGGCGCTGGCTATCGATGCCACGTTACGCACCGACCTATGGGCCTTCCTGGGGCTGCGCCCTGAAAAACCGGCGCAAGAAGCCCACCTGGTCATCCGCGGGGCGTATCGCTGGGTCCGCCACCCGATGTATAGCGGCAGTTTGCTTTTCATCTGGCTGATGCCCGCCATGACGCTCAATACTGCCCTTTTCTATGCCGCGCTGACCCTTTACATCATCATCGGGGCCTATTTCGAGGAACGCAAACTGCTGGCCGAATATGGCGAAGCCTATCGCGCTTACCAGCAAAAAGTTCCCATGCTCATCCCTCGCTGGCCTCGAAAGCCTTAATCTCGTCGATTTCCGCCTTCACTCTATGCCGCTTTGGAGGGAGCCATGAAAGCCAAAACCATGGGTGTGTTGCAAACCATCTTCGCCATTGGCATCGTGCTGTGGTGGGCCACGTATTTTGCCTTTCCCCAGCCGGGCGGGGCTGTGCAAATTTACGAATCGGCCTTCCCCTTGCCCGACCTGGCCTGGCTCACACCGCTGCTGGTGCAGGCCGCACGCGCCAACTTCCGCGGCAGTCGCTTCGCACCGCTCTGGACGGCTGCCACAGGAGGCGCATTGACCTTCCTGGGTGTGCTGGATTTCAGTTTCAACATTCAGCACCAGGTCTATACGCTCTCGCTTGCCAACGGCCTGCTCAACGGCTTCATCAATGCTGCCTGCATCGCCTTTGGGCTGTGGAGCATCGCCTGGAGCAAACGACAACTTCCCCGCTGAGGCGCCCATGACCACCCCCAAAATTGCCCTGGTGACCGATACCGACGCCAGCCTGCCCCGCGAAGTGGCCGCTCGTTACCGCATCTGGCAGGTACCCATCATGGTGCACTTTGGCGACGAGAGCCTGCGAGCGGTTTACGACCTCGACGACGCCGCCACGTTTGCCCGCATTCGCCAGGAAGGCCGCCTGCCGACCACGGCTGCCCCTGCGCCGGGCCAGTTTGTCGACGCCTTCCTGGAAGCCTTCGAACAGGGGGCCGAGCAGGTGCTCTGCTTCACGGTGAGCAGCAAAGTCAGCGCCACCTGGAAAGCCGCGCAGGCCGCGCGCGCCATGCTGCCCCAGCGCGATATCACGGTGGTCGACACCCGTTCTCTCAGCATAGGGGAAGGCTTCATGGTGCTGGCCGCGGCCGAAGCCGTGGCCGCGGGCGCTTCGGTGGCCGAGGCCATTGCCGCTGCCGAGTGGACGCGTGAGCACACGCACCTTTACGCCGCTCTCGCCACGCTGAAATACCTCGCGATGAGCGGCCGGGTCAGCCACATGGTGGCTAAAATGGCAGGGGCACTCAACATCCGGCCCATTTTGACCATCAAAGACGGTGAACTGGCATTGCTGGAAAAAGCCCGCACCCGTCGGAAAGCCTGGCAACGGGTACTTGCTCTGGCGCGCCAGCACGTCGGGGAACGCCCGCCGCAGCGGCTCAGCATTTTGCACATCAACGCGCCGGAGGAAGCCCGGGCATTCGAGAAAATCCTCTGTGAGGCCATCCCCTGCCCGGAAGAGCGCCTCTACGCCGAATTGACGCCGGGGCTTTCCGTCCATGCAGGCGAGGGGCTGGTCGGGGTGGCTTTTGTGGCCGAATGAAATCGTTTCGCCTCATTTAGGCCTTTCGCTCAAGCGGGTTGAAAAGCCTCGATGGCAGGGTTGCGGAGTTCGAGCGAAAGCCCTATGATTCAACTTGCCACTTGGTCGGCAACAGAAAGTTTTTTGGGTGGTGCCCACGTCCACGCCCACGGCGACGGCGACGCCGCACACGGGCAGCAACACCCCGCCGCAGGCGCCCGCCGCGCCCAACAGCGGCGGGAACCCCGGCAGAGGCAACAGGGCTTTTGCAAAGTTGGATAAAGGGACGCGTGGAGGGGTATGTGGCTGCGGAGCCACGCGTTAAAGAGCACAAGCGGGGTTTAGTGGCCCTTGGTGAGCAGATAATAGTGGAGCGTGCTTAGCCGTCACCTCCAAAAGCAAGGAAACACCAAGTCTGAATTTTAGCAAGGCCGGTGTGCCCATCTACAATCGGGGGGCCGAGGCTATTATCCTCCCAGCTCTAAACACAAACTCAAGGCGTACCTTCGCCA is a window from the Chloroflexota bacterium genome containing:
- a CDS encoding isoprenylcysteine carboxylmethyltransferase family protein, with translation MVKWNGHFPARFPPCEASIMLRNAFLIFLAVGSYGLLHSLTASHQAKQWVRQHLGEAAFRWYRLAYNVVFTLLLLPLLGLPAALPDRVLYVIHPPWVYVTTALQIAGLALAIDATLRTDLWAFLGLRPEKPAQEAHLVIRGAYRWVRHPMYSGSLLFIWLMPAMTLNTALFYAALTLYIIIGAYFEERKLLAEYGEAYRAYQQKVPMLIPRWPRKP
- a CDS encoding DegV family protein, encoding MLPASPLGCGASPGANDNFPAEAPMTTPKIALVTDTDASLPREVAARYRIWQVPIMVHFGDESLRAVYDLDDAATFARIRQEGRLPTTAAPAPGQFVDAFLEAFEQGAEQVLCFTVSSKVSATWKAAQAARAMLPQRDITVVDTRSLSIGEGFMVLAAAEAVAAGASVAEAIAAAEWTREHTHLYAALATLKYLAMSGRVSHMVAKMAGALNIRPILTIKDGELALLEKARTRRKAWQRVLALARQHVGERPPQRLSILHINAPEEARAFEKILCEAIPCPEERLYAELTPGLSVHAGEGLVGVAFVAE